In one Hymenobacter sp. DG25B genomic region, the following are encoded:
- a CDS encoding FKBP-type peptidyl-prolyl cis-trans isomerase, giving the protein MNLNSLKEQISYIIGRDLARNFAQQGLDLDIDVLAASMKEGLAGEPSRLTQDQMKEAMGKLQQQMEAQEDGEGDGAGSTSGSENQAEGLAFLAANKDKAGVHTLPSGLQYEVLQEGSGKKPTLNSSVTTHYHGTLINGNVFDSSYQRGQPATFPVNGVIAGWTEALQLMPEGSKWRLYIPSELAYGKRGAGRDIGPDSTLIFDVELLKVNN; this is encoded by the coding sequence ATGAACCTCAACAGCTTAAAAGAACAAATCAGCTACATCATTGGCCGCGACCTGGCCCGCAACTTCGCCCAGCAGGGCCTGGATCTGGATATTGATGTGCTGGCCGCCAGTATGAAGGAAGGCTTGGCCGGTGAGCCCAGCCGCCTCACGCAGGATCAGATGAAAGAAGCCATGGGCAAGCTGCAGCAGCAGATGGAAGCCCAGGAAGATGGCGAGGGCGACGGTGCCGGCAGCACCAGCGGCAGCGAGAACCAGGCCGAAGGGCTGGCTTTCCTGGCCGCCAACAAAGACAAAGCCGGGGTGCACACGCTGCCCAGCGGCCTGCAGTACGAGGTGCTGCAGGAGGGCTCGGGCAAGAAGCCTACGCTTAACTCCTCGGTTACCACGCACTACCACGGCACGCTCATCAATGGTAATGTGTTTGATAGCAGCTACCAGCGCGGCCAGCCCGCCACTTTCCCCGTGAACGGTGTAATTGCCGGCTGGACAGAAGCCCTGCAGCTGATGCCCGAAGGCTCTAAGTGGCGCCTATATATTCCCTCCGAGCTGGCCTATGGCAAGCGCGGCGCCGGCCGTGACATCGGTCCCGATTCCACGCTCATCTTCGACGTGGAGCTGCTGAAAGTAAATAACTAA
- a CDS encoding DUF3037 domain-containing protein translates to MPEKHLFEYAVLRVVPRVEREEFLNVGVILYCASEGFLQVRCAVPEARLRAFGCAELDLQDLAQRLRAFERICHGRREGGPIGQLPVASRFRWLTAQRSTIVQTSPVHPGLCENAADTLNRLYAQLVE, encoded by the coding sequence ATGCCCGAAAAGCACTTATTTGAGTATGCCGTTCTGCGCGTAGTTCCCCGCGTGGAGCGCGAGGAATTCCTCAACGTAGGCGTTATTCTGTACTGCGCTTCAGAAGGATTTCTGCAGGTGCGGTGCGCGGTGCCGGAGGCCCGGTTGCGCGCCTTTGGCTGCGCCGAGCTGGACCTGCAGGACCTGGCTCAGCGCCTGCGGGCGTTTGAGCGAATCTGCCATGGCCGCCGGGAAGGCGGCCCCATTGGCCAGCTGCCCGTGGCGTCCCGTTTTCGCTGGCTCACGGCGCAGCGCAGCACCATAGTGCAGACCTCTCCGGTGCACCCCGGCCTGTGCGAGAATGCCGCCGATACCCTGAACCGTCTGTATGCGCAGCTGGTAGAATAG
- a CDS encoding HipA family kinase, giving the protein MPIPDLSLRTVDVTRYVTPLREGGSLPGLVEADDGFLYVVKFRGAGQGLKALIAELIVGELARALGLHMPELVFIRLDEAFGRTEPDEEIQDLLRFSTGLNLALHYLSGAITYDPLVNTIEPRLASQIVWLDCLTLNVDRTARNTNMLMWHRELWLIDHGAALYVHHTGPDWAQNTRRPFPQVKDHVLLPQASELEAVDAASRALLTSDVLQAILALVPDEWLTSDQSTTLSAAEQRQNYVRFLEARLSASETFVQEAQHARKALI; this is encoded by the coding sequence ATGCCCATCCCTGACCTTTCTCTTAGAACCGTTGACGTGACGCGCTACGTTACCCCACTGCGCGAAGGCGGCTCTTTGCCGGGCCTGGTGGAGGCTGATGACGGCTTCCTCTACGTGGTGAAGTTTCGGGGGGCGGGCCAGGGCTTGAAGGCGCTGATTGCCGAGCTGATTGTGGGCGAGCTGGCGCGGGCTCTGGGTTTGCACATGCCGGAGCTAGTGTTTATCCGGCTGGATGAAGCCTTTGGCCGCACCGAGCCCGACGAGGAAATTCAGGACCTGCTGCGCTTCAGCACCGGCCTTAACCTAGCGCTGCACTACCTCTCCGGCGCCATTACCTACGACCCGTTGGTGAATACCATTGAGCCCCGGCTGGCCTCGCAAATTGTGTGGCTGGACTGCCTCACGCTGAACGTAGACCGTACCGCCCGCAACACCAATATGCTGATGTGGCACCGGGAGTTGTGGCTTATTGACCACGGCGCCGCTCTCTACGTGCACCACACCGGCCCGGATTGGGCCCAGAACACGCGCCGCCCCTTCCCGCAGGTGAAAGACCACGTGCTCCTGCCCCAGGCCAGCGAGCTGGAAGCTGTGGACGCGGCCAGCCGTGCCCTCCTCACTTCCGACGTGCTCCAGGCCATTCTGGCCCTGGTGCCCGATGAATGGCTGACCTCCGATCAGTCTACCACGCTGTCGGCGGCGGAGCAGCGCCAGAATTACGTGCGCTTCCTGGAAGCCCGCCTGTCCGCATCAGAAACCTTTGTTCAGGAAGCGCAGCATGCCCGAAAAGCACTTATTTGA
- a CDS encoding OmpA family protein has protein sequence MKKHLLSALALTALLSSACNDLKKPQEKDQPQEATADTAVVYRDGTTAAGLADSAGNSAESAWDMTKAKLANETYEEVNMPEITVRGDDRYSVYGIEEKVLFDTDKAEIKPSATNALKQIGASISKRYGKNQVRVMGFADSRGEKSYNRELSEKRAEAVKTWLTKNANIAADRISVEPMGETAPVATNATAAGRQENRRVEIGVLK, from the coding sequence ATGAAAAAGCACTTGCTAAGCGCCCTTGCGCTGACGGCCCTGCTCTCCTCCGCTTGTAACGACCTGAAAAAGCCCCAGGAAAAAGACCAGCCGCAGGAAGCCACCGCCGACACGGCCGTAGTATACCGGGATGGCACCACGGCCGCTGGCCTGGCTGACTCCGCCGGTAATTCCGCCGAATCGGCCTGGGACATGACCAAGGCTAAGCTGGCCAACGAAACGTACGAGGAAGTCAATATGCCCGAAATTACGGTGCGAGGCGACGACCGGTACAGCGTATACGGCATCGAAGAAAAAGTGCTTTTTGATACAGATAAAGCCGAAATCAAGCCTTCCGCTACTAATGCTTTGAAGCAGATTGGCGCTTCTATCAGCAAGCGTTACGGCAAAAACCAGGTGCGCGTCATGGGCTTTGCCGATTCCCGCGGCGAAAAAAGCTATAACCGGGAGCTTAGCGAGAAGCGGGCCGAGGCCGTGAAAACCTGGCTCACTAAAAATGCCAACATTGCCGCCGACCGCATCAGCGTGGAACCCATGGGCGAAACCGCTCCGGTTGCTACCAACGCTACGGCCGCCGGTCGTCAGGAAAACCGCCGCGTAGAAATTGGCGTGTTGAAATAA
- a CDS encoding aldo/keto reductase yields MTITIAKNSAQPLTVSRLGYGTMRLTGPEIWGEPANRPEALQILRTAVEQGVNFLDTADYYGEDVTNRLIREALYPYPADLVICTKVGATRRPDKSWVPFIRPENLRTSIENNLRTLRQEQIQLVHLRTMGHREVPFDESLGAMFDMQQEGLILHVGLSNVSRTELETGLQMGPIATVENMYGYGQRTTLKLPYGENRGGEEVLDLCEQHSIPLIPYFSLLNSLPKADTKMAEMARKHNATEAQLNLAWLLHKSPWLLPIPGTSSLAHLRENLASVNIRLSPEDMAYLG; encoded by the coding sequence ATGACCATTACCATCGCCAAAAACTCGGCTCAGCCCCTCACTGTTTCCCGCCTGGGCTACGGCACCATGCGCCTCACCGGCCCGGAAATCTGGGGAGAGCCTGCCAACCGCCCGGAGGCGCTGCAGATTCTGCGCACCGCCGTGGAGCAGGGCGTAAATTTCCTGGACACCGCCGACTACTACGGCGAGGATGTGACCAACCGCCTGATTAGGGAAGCCCTGTACCCATACCCCGCTGACCTGGTGATTTGCACCAAAGTAGGCGCCACGCGCCGCCCCGATAAAAGCTGGGTGCCCTTCATCAGGCCCGAAAACCTGCGCACCAGCATCGAAAACAACCTGCGCACCCTGCGGCAGGAGCAGATTCAGCTGGTGCATCTGCGCACCATGGGCCACAGGGAGGTGCCATTTGATGAGTCGCTGGGGGCTATGTTTGACATGCAGCAGGAAGGCCTGATTCTGCATGTGGGTCTGAGCAACGTGAGCCGGACTGAGTTAGAAACCGGTTTGCAGATGGGCCCTATTGCTACCGTGGAAAATATGTACGGCTATGGGCAGCGCACCACCCTAAAGCTGCCCTACGGAGAAAACCGGGGCGGCGAGGAAGTGCTGGACCTGTGCGAACAGCATAGCATTCCACTTATCCCCTATTTTTCCCTACTCAACTCCCTACCCAAGGCCGACACTAAAATGGCCGAAATGGCCCGCAAGCATAATGCTACCGAAGCCCAGCTGAACCTAGCCTGGCTGCTGCATAAGTCGCCGTGGCTGTTGCCCATTCCGGGTACTTCGTCCTTGGCGCATTTGCGGGAAAATCTGGCCTCCGTAAATATCCGCCTAAGCCCGGAGGATATGGCCTACCTGGGCTAG
- a CDS encoding OmpA family protein: MFRALWVSLLALVLAREGKSQSLAGVWQGAEWDDQRPGLAWPTILRLQPGEGTAMFGVLYQELLHDASSSVSFQLQGTQLGNQLRINETRILYERYRDPDFFWCQGSVTFTYDPAEEKLTGRASYRPVGNCETGEFHLYRIKLKSAATVPAGRSATIQVTGRDVQWYTDAALTRRVNQGTSYRTILSKTTTFYLTQGFYPTSQQTAVSVTIQVVPSRSAPQPLATRPLAKRADAAVGRQAKNSTALVTNTPVVLPKVLFFQGTAELLPAADASLHQLVRELQARPRLRIRLAGHTDQVGEDQKNLTLSEKRATAVKAFLVKSGIESARISTIGYGGARPLFPSPDARNRRVEVEEMRD; the protein is encoded by the coding sequence ATGTTTAGAGCCTTATGGGTTAGCCTGCTGGCCCTGGTACTGGCCAGGGAAGGGAAAAGCCAGTCGTTAGCGGGCGTGTGGCAGGGAGCGGAATGGGACGACCAGCGCCCGGGCTTAGCCTGGCCTACCATTCTGCGCCTGCAGCCGGGCGAGGGAACAGCCATGTTTGGGGTTTTGTATCAGGAGCTTCTGCACGATGCCAGCTCTTCGGTATCATTTCAGCTGCAGGGTACCCAGTTGGGTAACCAGCTGCGGATAAATGAAACCCGGATTTTGTATGAGCGTTACCGCGACCCGGATTTCTTTTGGTGCCAGGGCTCCGTTACGTTCACCTACGACCCCGCCGAGGAGAAGCTGACCGGCCGGGCCAGCTACCGCCCCGTGGGCAACTGCGAAACGGGTGAGTTTCACCTTTACCGCATCAAGCTAAAATCGGCCGCTACGGTGCCGGCGGGCAGGTCTGCCACTATTCAGGTAACGGGGCGTGATGTACAGTGGTACACCGATGCGGCGCTAACCCGGCGTGTAAACCAGGGCACTAGCTACCGCACCATTCTAAGCAAAACCACCACGTTTTATCTCACGCAGGGCTTTTACCCTACTTCCCAGCAAACTGCGGTGTCGGTTACCATTCAGGTAGTTCCGTCCCGCAGCGCACCCCAACCGCTAGCCACCCGGCCGCTGGCTAAGCGGGCCGATGCGGCAGTAGGCCGGCAAGCCAAAAACTCCACCGCTTTAGTAACGAATACCCCCGTAGTGCTGCCAAAAGTGTTATTTTTCCAGGGAACAGCGGAGCTTTTGCCTGCAGCCGATGCCTCTCTGCATCAGCTGGTGCGGGAGCTGCAGGCCCGTCCTAGGCTTCGGATCCGTTTGGCAGGCCATACCGACCAGGTAGGCGAAGATCAGAAGAACCTGACTCTCTCGGAGAAACGAGCCACCGCCGTTAAGGCCTTTTTGGTGAAGTCCGGCATCGAATCAGCCCGCATCAGCACCATTGGGTATGGCGGGGCTCGCCCGTTATTTCCTTCGCCCGATGCCCGCAACCGGCGCGTGGAAGTAGAGGAGATGCGGGACTGA
- a CDS encoding peptidoglycan D,D-transpeptidase FtsI family protein has protein sequence MRTAINCWGKSLLALLVVAAACSSPDQQSGGPTQDQDVRVRYTARRVIVPDVPQRGRVLDRYDSVLVDTRPQFLLKLPRRPPLDTLALGQLLGWDSVTVRRRITDALPYPKAPAGYPVQLSLTAAEVKRVRQDSAAWPTLTLTQRRQRVYTTRAGAPLLGYRYAEAQPFLRQAKRTVRGRFYRLRNGGVETYYNGLLNGHRGYLHPLVDAKGKEHGTWAKDTAFQQGQDLHLTIDVKLQAYAEKLLGGRKGYLVALDPRTGEILAFVSAPVYPATTITAPDQAGVRAKLLEHEDMPLLNRPAMLANPPGSVFKLVNAAIALQMGTISPTTGFRCDQSLVSCVHEHPQAKTLTAGLKYSCNPYFYQVMQGLINYTPDSLATDSVAARHANLAQWRRYARSFGLDSVLGVDVPREAPGFLPTPAYYDKARRTRAWTYRSIYSLSIGQGEINLTGLQMANMAAIIANRGWYYTPHLVRGIGAGGPLHRFRVKHRTLIDSVNFEALVPGMVAVMRSGTAASSSLADVGISVAGKTGTVQNDEGDDHAAFVGFAPANNPKIAVAVYLENAGFGAESAAPAAVLVMEKYLRGSIAPRRKRGEARMQKAARREE, from the coding sequence ATGCGTACGGCTATCAATTGTTGGGGAAAGAGTCTACTAGCCCTGCTCGTAGTAGCAGCCGCCTGCTCCTCCCCCGACCAGCAAAGCGGCGGACCCACCCAGGACCAGGACGTGCGCGTACGCTACACCGCCCGCCGCGTCATCGTGCCTGACGTGCCGCAGCGGGGCCGCGTGCTGGACCGCTACGACTCCGTGCTGGTAGACACCCGCCCCCAGTTCCTGCTGAAGTTGCCGCGCCGCCCCCCGCTTGATACCCTGGCGTTGGGTCAGCTGCTGGGCTGGGACTCCGTTACGGTGCGGCGGCGCATCACTGATGCGCTGCCCTACCCCAAAGCGCCGGCCGGCTATCCGGTCCAACTCAGCCTCACGGCGGCCGAAGTTAAGCGGGTGCGCCAGGATAGCGCTGCCTGGCCCACATTGACCTTAACCCAGCGACGCCAGCGCGTTTATACCACCCGTGCGGGCGCCCCCTTACTAGGTTATCGGTATGCTGAGGCACAGCCTTTCCTCCGCCAGGCCAAACGCACCGTGCGCGGCCGCTTCTACCGCCTGCGCAACGGCGGCGTGGAAACGTATTATAACGGTCTGCTCAACGGCCACCGCGGCTACCTGCACCCCTTGGTAGATGCCAAAGGCAAAGAGCACGGCACCTGGGCCAAAGACACCGCCTTTCAGCAGGGCCAGGACCTGCACCTGACTATTGATGTGAAACTGCAGGCCTACGCCGAGAAGCTGCTGGGCGGCCGCAAGGGCTACCTCGTGGCCCTGGACCCGCGCACCGGGGAAATCCTGGCCTTTGTATCAGCCCCCGTGTATCCGGCCACCACCATCACCGCACCCGACCAGGCTGGGGTGCGGGCCAAGCTGCTGGAACATGAGGATATGCCGCTGCTGAACCGGCCGGCCATGCTGGCTAACCCGCCCGGCTCAGTATTTAAGCTGGTGAATGCCGCTATAGCCTTACAAATGGGTACCATCAGCCCCACCACGGGTTTCCGCTGCGACCAGTCGCTGGTGAGCTGTGTGCACGAGCACCCTCAGGCGAAAACCCTCACGGCCGGGCTGAAATACAGCTGCAACCCCTACTTCTATCAGGTGATGCAGGGCCTGATAAATTACACGCCCGATAGCCTGGCTACCGATTCGGTGGCTGCCCGCCATGCCAACCTGGCCCAGTGGCGCCGCTACGCCCGCTCGTTTGGGCTGGACTCCGTGCTGGGTGTGGATGTGCCCCGTGAGGCGCCCGGTTTCCTACCTACCCCGGCATATTACGACAAGGCCCGCCGCACGCGCGCCTGGACGTACCGCTCCATTTACTCGCTCAGCATCGGGCAGGGCGAAATCAACCTTACCGGCCTGCAGATGGCTAATATGGCGGCCATTATTGCCAACCGCGGCTGGTATTATACGCCGCATCTGGTGCGTGGTATTGGCGCCGGCGGGCCACTCCACCGCTTCCGGGTAAAGCACCGCACCCTCATCGACAGTGTAAATTTTGAAGCCCTGGTGCCCGGCATGGTAGCCGTGATGCGCAGCGGTACGGCCGCCAGCTCCAGCCTGGCCGATGTTGGTATTTCGGTGGCCGGCAAAACCGGTACGGTGCAGAACGATGAGGGCGACGACCATGCCGCCTTTGTTGGTTTCGCGCCGGCTAATAACCCCAAAATTGCCGTGGCGGTGTACTTGGAAAACGCCGGCTTCGGGGCTGAGTCTGCCGCGCCGGCTGCTGTGCTGGTAATGGAGAAATACCTGCGCGGCAGCATAGCACCCCGGCGCAAACGCGGGGAAGCCCGCATGCAGAAAGCAGCCCGGCGCGAGGAGTAA
- a CDS encoding MBL fold metallo-hydrolase, whose product MKSTLILAAAFAAVTTQALAQTAPAPRAAADQIATKKGPLTVQPITHGSVVLTWSGKTIYVDPYGGAAAYAGLAAPDVVLITDIHGDHLDPQTLSGLSVGKALMIVPQAVADKLPAEYKGQVRILGNGQKLDTLGMRVSAIPMYNLPEAPDAMHTKGRGNGYVLSLGGKNVYLSGDTEDIPEMRALKNIDVAFVCMNLPYTMDVPQAAQGVLAFRPRIVYPYHYRGQNGLSDVESFKKTVNQANKKIDVRLRNWYPAAQ is encoded by the coding sequence ATGAAATCTACCCTTATCCTCGCGGCGGCCTTTGCGGCGGTTACTACGCAGGCACTGGCCCAAACTGCCCCCGCGCCGCGGGCGGCGGCCGACCAGATTGCCACCAAGAAAGGCCCGCTCACGGTGCAGCCCATCACCCACGGCAGCGTGGTGCTAACCTGGAGCGGCAAGACCATTTACGTGGACCCCTACGGCGGAGCCGCCGCCTACGCCGGCCTGGCCGCCCCCGATGTGGTCCTCATCACCGACATTCATGGCGACCACCTCGACCCGCAGACACTCTCAGGCCTCTCCGTGGGCAAGGCCCTAATGATTGTGCCCCAGGCCGTGGCCGATAAGCTGCCCGCCGAGTACAAAGGCCAGGTCCGCATCCTGGGCAACGGGCAGAAGCTCGACACGCTGGGCATGCGCGTGTCGGCCATTCCGATGTACAACCTGCCCGAAGCCCCCGACGCCATGCACACCAAGGGCCGGGGCAACGGCTACGTGCTCAGCCTGGGCGGCAAAAACGTGTACCTCTCCGGTGATACCGAAGACATACCCGAGATGCGCGCCCTCAAGAATATCGACGTGGCCTTTGTATGCATGAACCTGCCCTACACCATGGATGTGCCGCAGGCCGCGCAGGGCGTATTGGCCTTCAGGCCACGCATTGTGTATCCGTATCACTATCGGGGCCAGAACGGCCTGAGCGACGTGGAGAGCTTCAAGAAAACCGTGAACCAGGCCAATAAAAAAATCGACGTTCGGCTGCGCAACTGGTATCCGGCGGCCCAGTAA
- a CDS encoding methylmalonyl-CoA mutase family protein, whose product MHPAPVAPYKPKNHIRIVTAAALFDGHDAAINIMRRIIQSSGAEVIHLGHNRSVQEIVDCAIQEDAQAIAITSYQGGHNEYFKYMHDLLKERGAGHVKIFGGGGGVILPTEIAELQKHGITRIYSPDDGRAMGLQGMINDLLKQSDFPTGQHLNGEVEHVKEKDARSIGRLISAAENFPQEFERVKGQLISDFQQAEGGADQRVNPSASVKKAPILGITGTGGAGKSSLVDELVRRFLLDFPDKTIAIISVDPSKRKTGGALLGDRIRMNAINSPRVYMRSLATRQSNLALSKYVQDAVDVVRAADFDLIILETSGIGQSDTEIIEHSDASLYVMTPEYGAATQLEKIDMLDFADVIALNKFDKRGALDALRDVRKQYQRNHQLWNQPLDEMPVFGTIASQFNDPGMNRLYRAILATVEAKTGVPFASHLETSKEDSEKIYIIPPHRTRYLSEIAETNRQYDQWVQKQADTAQQLFGIRQAIGAVQSLGNTAVGGSGTGSSSHGLGSGALVAGLESTFEEVKLRLDGQNWKLLETWPQKVKSYRDPEFIFKVRDKEIRIKTHTESLSHLQIPKVSLPRYTAWGDLLKWQLQENVPGEFPYTAGVFPFKREGEDPTRMFAGEGGPERTNRRFHYVSAGLPAKRLSTAFDSVTLYGEDPDHRPDIYGKIGNAGVSVCCLDDAKKLYSGFNLANPMTSVSMTINGPAATIAAFYMNAAIDQQCELYIKEHGLEDEVSQKIDQIYAAKGVGRPFYQGELPAGNDGLGLMLLGVTGDQVLPAEVYETIKKRTLAQVRGTVQADILKEDQAQNTCIFSTEFALRLMGDVQEYFIKEKVRNFYSVSISGYHIAEAGANPITQLALTLSNGFTFVEYYVSRGMSVNDFAPNLSFFFSNGIDPEYAVIGRVARRIWAKAMKLRYNADARSQMLKYHIQTSGRSLHAQEIDFNDIRTTLQALYAIYDNCNSLHTNAYDEAITTPTEESVRRAMAIQLIINRELGLAKNENPLQGSFIIEELTDLVEEAVLLEFDRITERGGVLGAMETMYQRGKIQEESLYYETLKHTGEFPIIGVNTFLSSKGSPTVIPAEVIRATEEEKQFQITQLQTLHARNEGTAEQRLKQLQQVAVANGNLFEELMETVKFCSLGQVTNALFEVGGQYRRNM is encoded by the coding sequence ATGCATCCAGCTCCCGTAGCTCCGTATAAGCCCAAGAATCACATCCGCATTGTAACGGCTGCGGCCCTCTTTGATGGGCACGATGCCGCCATCAATATCATGCGCCGCATTATCCAGAGCAGTGGCGCCGAGGTTATTCACCTGGGCCACAACCGCTCGGTGCAGGAAATTGTAGACTGCGCCATTCAGGAAGATGCCCAGGCCATTGCCATTACCTCCTACCAGGGCGGCCACAACGAGTATTTTAAGTACATGCACGACCTGCTCAAAGAGCGCGGGGCGGGCCATGTGAAGATATTTGGCGGCGGCGGCGGCGTAATTCTGCCCACCGAAATTGCGGAGCTGCAGAAGCACGGCATCACGCGCATCTACTCGCCCGACGACGGCCGCGCCATGGGCCTGCAGGGCATGATTAATGACCTGCTCAAGCAGTCTGACTTCCCCACCGGCCAGCATCTGAACGGCGAAGTAGAGCACGTAAAAGAGAAAGATGCCCGCAGCATTGGCCGCCTGATTTCAGCCGCCGAGAACTTCCCCCAGGAGTTTGAGCGGGTGAAAGGCCAGCTGATTTCCGATTTCCAGCAGGCCGAGGGCGGCGCCGACCAGCGCGTGAATCCTTCTGCCTCCGTTAAGAAAGCCCCTATTCTGGGCATCACCGGCACCGGCGGGGCCGGTAAGTCTTCCCTGGTAGATGAACTGGTGCGCCGCTTCCTGCTCGACTTCCCGGACAAGACCATTGCCATTATTTCCGTAGACCCCAGCAAGCGCAAAACCGGTGGGGCCCTGCTCGGCGACCGGATCCGGATGAACGCCATCAACTCGCCGCGGGTGTATATGCGCAGCCTGGCCACGCGCCAGAGCAACCTGGCCTTGAGCAAGTACGTGCAGGACGCCGTGGACGTGGTACGCGCCGCCGACTTCGACCTCATCATCCTCGAAACCTCCGGCATTGGCCAGTCCGATACCGAAATCATTGAGCACTCCGATGCCAGCCTGTATGTGATGACGCCCGAGTACGGCGCGGCCACGCAGCTGGAGAAAATCGACATGCTCGATTTTGCCGACGTTATTGCCCTCAATAAGTTTGACAAGCGCGGCGCCCTGGATGCTCTCCGCGACGTGCGCAAGCAGTACCAGCGCAACCACCAGCTCTGGAATCAGCCGCTGGACGAAATGCCCGTGTTCGGTACCATTGCCTCCCAGTTCAACGACCCCGGCATGAACCGCCTCTACCGCGCTATTCTGGCAACGGTAGAAGCCAAAACGGGCGTACCGTTTGCCTCTCACCTGGAAACCAGCAAGGAGGACTCGGAGAAGATTTACATCATTCCGCCTCACCGCACGCGTTACCTTTCAGAAATAGCCGAAACCAACCGCCAATATGACCAGTGGGTTCAAAAACAAGCTGACACTGCTCAGCAGCTCTTCGGAATCCGGCAAGCCATTGGAGCCGTCCAAAGCCTCGGCAACACCGCCGTTGGAGGATCTGGCACCGGGAGCAGCAGCCATGGACTCGGATCAGGAGCACTCGTGGCCGGCCTGGAGAGCACCTTCGAGGAGGTCAAGCTCCGTTTGGATGGGCAAAATTGGAAGCTCCTGGAGACCTGGCCGCAAAAGGTAAAATCCTACCGCGACCCGGAGTTCATCTTTAAGGTGCGCGACAAGGAAATCCGCATTAAAACGCACACCGAAAGCCTCTCCCACCTCCAGATTCCGAAAGTAAGCCTGCCGCGCTACACCGCCTGGGGCGATTTGCTGAAATGGCAGCTGCAGGAAAATGTGCCCGGCGAATTCCCCTACACAGCCGGCGTATTCCCCTTCAAGCGCGAAGGCGAAGACCCTACCCGCATGTTTGCCGGCGAAGGTGGCCCTGAGCGTACCAACCGCCGCTTCCACTATGTATCGGCGGGCCTGCCGGCCAAGCGCCTGAGTACGGCCTTCGACTCGGTGACGCTGTACGGCGAGGACCCCGACCACCGGCCTGATATCTATGGTAAAATTGGCAACGCCGGCGTGAGCGTTTGCTGCCTCGATGATGCCAAGAAGCTGTATTCCGGCTTCAACCTGGCCAACCCGATGACGTCGGTGTCCATGACCATCAACGGTCCGGCCGCCACCATTGCCGCGTTCTACATGAATGCCGCCATTGATCAGCAGTGCGAACTATATATAAAGGAGCACGGGCTGGAAGATGAGGTCAGCCAGAAGATTGACCAGATCTACGCCGCGAAAGGCGTGGGCCGCCCCTTCTACCAGGGCGAGCTGCCGGCAGGCAACGACGGCCTCGGCTTGATGCTGCTCGGCGTAACCGGCGACCAGGTGCTGCCCGCCGAGGTGTACGAAACCATCAAAAAACGTACGCTGGCGCAGGTGCGCGGCACCGTGCAGGCCGATATCCTGAAGGAAGATCAGGCCCAGAACACCTGCATCTTCTCCACGGAGTTTGCCCTGCGCCTGATGGGCGACGTGCAGGAATACTTCATTAAGGAGAAGGTTCGCAACTTCTACTCGGTGTCTATTTCGGGCTACCACATTGCGGAGGCGGGCGCCAACCCCATTACGCAGCTGGCCCTCACGCTCAGCAATGGCTTCACGTTTGTGGAGTACTACGTGAGCCGCGGCATGAGCGTGAATGACTTCGCGCCCAACCTGTCGTTCTTCTTCTCCAACGGCATCGACCCTGAGTACGCGGTAATTGGCCGGGTGGCGCGCCGCATCTGGGCCAAGGCCATGAAGCTGAGGTATAACGCCGATGCCCGCTCCCAGATGTTGAAATACCACATCCAGACCAGCGGCCGCAGCCTGCACGCCCAGGAAATTGACTTCAACGATATTCGCACCACGCTGCAGGCCCTTTACGCCATCTACGACAACTGCAACTCCCTGCACACCAACGCCTACGACGAGGCCATTACCACGCCCACCGAGGAATCGGTGCGCCGGGCTATGGCCATTCAGCTCATCATCAACCGGGAGCTGGGCCTGGCCAAGAACGAAAACCCGCTGCAGGGTTCATTCATCATCGAGGAGCTGACGGACCTGGTGGAAGAAGCCGTGCTGCTGGAGTTTGACCGCATCACGGAGCGCGGCGGCGTGCTGGGCGCCATGGAAACCATGTACCAGCGCGGCAAGATTCAGGAAGAAAGCCTCTACTACGAGACCCTGAAGCACACCGGCGAGTTTCCCATCATCGGCGTGAATACCTTCCTCTCTTCCAAAGGCTCCCCCACGGTCATCCCGGCCGAGGTAATCCGCGCCACGGAGGAGGAAAAGCAATTCCAAATCACGCAGCTCCAGACCCTGCACGCACGCAATGAGGGCACTGCGGAGCAGCGCCTGAAGCAGCTGCAGCAAGTAGCCGTGGCCAATGGCAACCTATTTGAGGAGTTGATGGAAACAGTGAAGTTCTGCTCACTCGGGCAGGTGACCAATGCCTTGTTTGAAGTTGGTGGGCAGTATCGGCGGAATATGTAG